One Klebsiella electrica genomic window, CGCCGGGGAGAGGGTCAGCGAGTTGATGGCCGAGATCACCGTCGAAATCGCGATCGTCACCGCAAACTGTTTATAGAACTGCCCGGTTACGCCGGAGAGGAAGGCCATCGGCACGAATACTGCGCACAGCACCAGGGCGATAGCGATAATCGGCCCGGACACTTCACGCATCGCCTGGTGCGCCGCCTGCAGAGGGGCGAGCCCCTCCTCGATATTGCGCTCGACGTTTTCCACCACCACAATCGCGTCGTCCACCACGATCCCAATGGCGAGGACCAGGCCGAACAGGCTCAGGGTGTTAAGCGAGAAGCCAAGCAGGTAGAGAATACCGAACGTCCCCACCACCGAGACCGGTACGGCAATCAGCGGAATAATCGATGCGCGCCAGGTTTGCAGGAACAGGATCACCACCAGTACTACCAGCACTACCGCTTCGAGCAGGGTTTGCACCACCGCGCGAATGGAGTCGCGCACAAAAACGGTGGGGTCGTAAGGGGCGGCCCACTTCATGTCTTCCGGGAAACGCGTGGACAGTTCGTCCATTTTGGCGCGTACCGCATTCGACAAATCAATGGCGTTGGCCCCCGGCGACTGGAAGATGCCGATCCCGACCGCATCTTTATTGTTAAGCTGGGAACGCAGCGCGTAGCTGCCCGACCCCATTTCGATGCGCGCCACGTCGCGCAGACGGACCAGCGAACCATCCTGGGCCGTTTTGAGAATGATATTGCCGAACTCTTCTTCCGTGTGCAGACGACCCTGGGCGTTAATCGAGATCAGGAAGTCGCTCTCTTTCGGCAGCGGCTCGGCGCCAAGCTGCCCGGCGGAGACCTGCACGTTTTGCTCCTGCATCGCCGTCACCACATCGGAGGCGGTCAACCCACGTGCGGCGACCTTATTCGGATCCAGCCAGATTCGCATGGCGTATTCGCCGGCACCAAAAATCTGGATTTGGCCGACGCCGGGCAGGCGCGCCAGTTCATCCTTCACTTTTAAGGTGGCGTAGTTACGCATATACAGCGAATCGTATTTACCGTTGGGCGAAAACAGATGCACCACCAGGGTGAGCGTCGGCGACTGTTTCTGGGTAGTGATCCCCAGACGGCGTACATCTTCCGGCAGACGCGCTTCGGCCTGTGATACCCGGTTTTGTACCTGAACCTGCGCCTGATCGGGGTCGGTGCCCGGGCGGAAGGTGACGGTGGTAACCAGTACGCCGTCGGAGCCGGCGACGGACTTCATGTACATCATGTTTTCGACGCCGTTGATCGCTTCTTCCAGCGGCGTCGCCACGGTCTCGGCGATTACTTTCGGGTTGGCACCCGGATACTCCGCGCGTACCTGCACACTCGGCGGCACCACGTCAGGGTATTCGCTGACCGGTAGCAGCGGGATGGCGATGAGCCCGGTAATAAAAATCAAAATCGACAGCACCGCGGCAAAAATCGGCCTGTCGATAAAAAAGCGGGAAAAGTCCATGCGTCGGATTCTCAGGTCAAGGGATCAATTGAGGGCAGTGCTGGCGGTCATCGCCACGGTTTTCGCGTTAACCGGCATTCCGGGCATAAACACTTTTTGTAATCCTTCGACGATGACTTTATCGCCAGGATTCAGCCCCTGCTGGACGATGCGTAAACCGGCGGCCAGGCGACCCGGCTTGATATCGCGGCGCTGCGCTTTACCCTCTTTATCAACGATATAAACGTATTTGCGGTCCTGATCGGTCAGTACCGCTTTGTCGTCGATTAGCGTGGCCTGGAATTCGGCGCTGCCCGGCAGGCGCACGCGGGCAAACAGGCCCGGTATGAACTGACGCTGGCTGTTATCCAGCAGCGCGCGCATACGGATAGTGCCGGTGCTCGGCGTTAGCTGATTATCGAGGAAATCCACTTTTCCCTGATGGGGATAGCCGTCCTCACCGACAAGACCCATCTCAACCGGCAGCGCAAGATGATTGCTGGCCGCCCCCTGGCCGCTGCGGGCGAGGTTTTGATAGTGAAGATAGGTTGATTCATCGACATCAAAATAGACGTAGACCGTCTTCTGCGAGACCACCGTTGTCAGCACGCTGGCACTGTCACCCGCGGTCACCAGGTTACCGCTGGTGATCAGCGCGCGGCTGGCGCGACCATCGATAGGGGCGGTCACTTTGGTGAAGTCAAGGTTAAGCTGAGCGGCATCCACGGCGGCCTGTGCAGCCTGGATGTCGGCCTGCGCCTGGGTCGCGGCGGAACGGCGCTGCTCCCACTCTTCACGGGATACCACGTTGCTGTTGATTAATTTGTCGGTACGGCTGGCCTCGCTGCGCGCCAGGCTGGCCTGTGTTTTGGCTCTTGCCAGCGTTGCCTGCGCCTGCTCGAGGGCGGCGCGATAGGTTCTGTCATCGATAGTGAATAGCACCTCGCCCTTTTTCACTTCCTGGCCGTCGGTGTAGTTCACTTTTTCAATGTAGCCGGAGACGCGTGGGCGGAGCTGAACGCTTTCTACCGCTTCAATTCGGCCGTTAAAGCTGTCCCACTGGCTAATGGATTTCACCACTACGTCAGCGGCGCTGACGGCAGGGGCCTGCGGTGCGGCGTTTTGCGCCGCGCTGTTATCGCAGCTGGCAAGCAGCATGGCGATGACTGCGCTCCCCAGTCCGCGTAGATAAAAGTTAACCCAGGTTTTTTTCAGGCTCATTATTTTTATTCCGGTAATTGTTGCCGCCGGGCAAGACGCAGCGAAGGACGCTGCGCAACTTCCTGTGCCCGGGCTGGCTTAAGGCCATTTGTGCCGTTCATCGCCACAAAACTGTAACAGTTGCGAATACACTATCGCGGCGATTGTAGGAAGGCGCTTAACTAAGTGCAAGAATAATTGTTGCACTTTATGTGCTGTTTCCGTTGAGCGAAAAAGACACATTTCAGGCAGGGATTTTAATGTAACAATAAAACTTGCAATTTATGCCAAAGCAGGTCACTTTTAAATGCAATAGATAAAGATACTTTTATTAACAGCCCAGGGGAACCCGATATGAACACTGGCGCTTTTGTACACGATTTACTTGACTGGATTGATAATAACCTTGAAAGCCGCCTCGATATTGACACGGTCTCCCGGCGGGCAGGCTATTCGAAGTGGCATCTTCAGCGGATATTCAAAGAACATACCGGCCACCCCATCGGCGAATACATCCGCGCCCGGAAGCTGCAAAAATCGCTTGAGCGCTTAACCCTCAGCGACGAGCCGATCCTCAACGTGGCCATCGCGCTGGGTTTCGACTCTCAGCAATCCTTCAATCGCAGTTTCAAGCGCCAGTATGGCCAGGCGCCGGGAGTCTGGCGCCGCAGCATGGGGACGGCTGCATCGTGCCAGCGTTCCACATGAATCCCTGAATAACCTGACGCCGGAGGAATACCGGCTGATGGCAGATCTCAAAAAGTGCGTGGAACTAAAACGGGTGTGCTTAGAATGAAGCATTCTACGAAGTAACACGCCTTTTGGCGTGATTTCGTGGCGAGCGCAATGAACGTTACTGTGAAGAGTTTTATGATGAAGATGAATGGCAAGAGTCTGAACAGGTCATTCGTGAAATTGAAATTAAGACAGAAAAAATTAAGCTGAGGCAATCCGAAGCCGTGGATTACGATGAACCAGAAGCAGCCCAAAGTACAAACTTGCCATTAGGGCGGAGTATTTTCGATGATGTTGACGAGTAAACACCTGGAAAAATCCCTGGTAACCTGAATTGCATGTTTAGAGAGGCGACGATTTTAAATGCAACATGAAAACACGCTGTAATTTTATAGCCAGTTTTCAGTTTTGGTTAGTATTGATTAAATTCAGGTGGTGAATGTATTTTCTTTAATTATGCGCAAGAAGAATGTATTTTTAACCTGGATGCAATTATAAATGATTTAATTGTCTTTTCGGCTATTTTTAAGATTATTTTAAATTCCGCCTGTGACAAGGTTTGTGAGGTGGAAATATCAATATGGTTACATTTTGTAACATCCGTCTCATTGCCTGCCCGATTGGGCATAAATACCATCACTGGCAATAAACCTCATTCTGATAATGGACATAGCTGCGTGGTGCCAACTGCTCCCGGAACGGATATTCAGGTAAAACCCATCACTTCTGCATTCATTGATAATATATTTCAGGATACGTGGATCCTCGCTTTAGCCATCAAAAATATTCCCGGCGTTGTTGTCGATAAAGCTCTTTATCAGCACTGCGTCAAAATGGTTGAGCGAGTGCAGGAAAAACTCTACAGCGCAGGCGCATCCGATATTCTTGCCGATGAAATCAAGTTCGCACATTGCGTATTTCTCGATGAGGCTGTGATGACTCAACCAGATACTGATGTTTCAGTCTGGTGGGCTGAAACACCGCTTCAGGGCATATTTATGGAGGATCTGCACGGTGGTGAAGTTTTTTATGAAAATATCAAAAAGCTGCTACGCGGATCCTCTCCTTCGGAAGCGGTTATTACCTGTTATCACCGTATGCTGATGCTGGGTTACAGAGGGAAGTTTATCCACGATGATGGCGAACAAAACGAGGAACGGCAATCGTTACTGAAGCAGTTGGGGGAGTTGTTACCCGCAGTCAAAGGCAAAATCAACACGCCTGTCTTTATTCGCAACCGTCGTCAGGACATTCGTTTTTGGCGGCGTTCGCCGTGGGTGATGCAACTTTTGGGATTACTGGTGATTGTGGCCGTGTCCTGTGCGATGAGCACCCATCTGTACTATTTGCTCGGGCAGTGGTTCACGCTGAGCTGATAACAACTGACCAGGGAGAAAGCAGGTCATGAGCGAAAATACGTTTACCCTTCAGGGGAGCAAGATTCCGGTCTACAACCACTACCAGCTGAAAGTGCCGGAGCTGCAAAAACAACGCCCGGACATTCAACTGTCGGTGCTGCGTTTCAGCGGTGAAGAAGTCCTGAATACCCCGTGGCGCTACTCGATTGAGCTGACCAGTGCGACTCCCGATATTCCTGCTGATGTGCTGATCAACACCACGGCACAACTTCTGTTTTACCCGGACGGTAAACCCTGGCAGGCCGTCAGTCCTCGCGTCATGCGCGGAGTCATCACGTCTTTCCAGCAGTGCGAACGTTCTGCCGATACCACGCGCTATGTGGTGGTGCTGGAAGCCAGCCTGGCATTGCTGCGGAACAGCCTGAGCTACGCGGTGTACCAGAATAAAAGCGTCATTGGGGCTGTCGAAGATATCCTGAAGCGCTGGGAGTTCTCCAGCCTCGACTACCGTTATCAGCTGAACACGCAGTACCCGGTGCGCGATTTTTTTATCTCCTATGCCGAAAGCGATCTGGCCTTTATTCAGCGTCATCTGTCCCGCGTTGGCGTGTTCTACTACTTTGCATGGGATGATGAAAATCACCGTGATGTTCTGGTGCTGGGAGATTCCGGGTACGCCTTTACTGATGGTCCTGAGATCGCCTTCCGTCATCCTTCAGGCCTGTTTGATGGTGGCCTGGAATCGCTGTGGGATGTGACGGTCAATCGGCATTCGGTTGCCGGACAGACGCGGGTGAACGATGAATATTACCGCGAAGCCCAGAGTGATATGCAGGCGCAGCTGGAAACCGGTCTGGGTAAACCAGCGCTTACCGGCGAAGAATACCGTTATGGCGAAAATTACAAAGAGCAGGGAAGGCAGGCCGCAGAACAGCCGGAGCAGGGCCGCTGGTTCGTTAAACGCCGTCGTGAACGCCTGGTAACAGAACAGGTTGTCTTTGACGGTAAATCGAACGGCATGGATATCCGACCGGGGATGATTATCCATCCACAGGGTAAAAGCTGGGAGGATGCACCGGACGGGTTGTTAGTGGTATCGACGTCATCTCAGCGCGTTTCCCGCGATACGGCCTACATCATCAGCTTTACTGCCGTTCCCAATCGTCAGCACCTCTCGTATCGTCCTCCGTTGCTGGCCCGGCCACACATCGCCGGTACGCTGCTCGCCAGGGTGACAAGCCCGGTAGAAAATGCGCAGTATGCCGAACTGGATGAAACCGGGCGCTACCGGGTGCGATTCCAGTTTGACCTCAACACCACCTGGCAGGCCGGTTTTGAAAGCCTTCCTGTGCGTCTGGCAAAACCTTACGCCGGGAACGCTTACGGCTGGCATTTCCCGCTGATTGCCGGAACAGAGGTGATGATTGCCTTCACCAACGGCGATCCTGACAGGCCGTACATCCTCTGCGCCATGCATGATTCCCGGCATGAAGATCACGTCAATCTCTATAACTATCAGCGTAACGTGTTGAGAACTCCTGCGAACAACAAACTGAGATTTGAGGATCGGCGCGGGGCAGAGCACGTTAAAATTTCGACGGAATATGGCGGTAAGAGCCAGCTGACACTCGGCCATATCGTTGACAGTTCACGTCACAAACGCGGTGAAGGTTTTGAGCTGCGCACTGACAGTACCGGCACACTCCGCGCCG contains:
- a CDS encoding efflux RND transporter periplasmic adaptor subunit, encoding MSLKKTWVNFYLRGLGSAVIAMLLASCDNSAAQNAAPQAPAVSAADVVVKSISQWDSFNGRIEAVESVQLRPRVSGYIEKVNYTDGQEVKKGEVLFTIDDRTYRAALEQAQATLARAKTQASLARSEASRTDKLINSNVVSREEWEQRRSAATQAQADIQAAQAAVDAAQLNLDFTKVTAPIDGRASRALITSGNLVTAGDSASVLTTVVSQKTVYVYFDVDESTYLHYQNLARSGQGAASNHLALPVEMGLVGEDGYPHQGKVDFLDNQLTPSTGTIRMRALLDNSQRQFIPGLFARVRLPGSAEFQATLIDDKAVLTDQDRKYVYIVDKEGKAQRRDIKPGRLAAGLRIVQQGLNPGDKVIVEGLQKVFMPGMPVNAKTVAMTASTALN
- a CDS encoding helix-turn-helix domain-containing protein, which gives rise to MNTGAFVHDLLDWIDNNLESRLDIDTVSRRAGYSKWHLQRIFKEHTGHPIGEYIRARKLQKSLERLTLSDEPILNVAIALGFDSQQSFNRSFKRQYGQAPGVWRRSMGTAASCQRST
- the tssL gene encoding type VI secretion system protein TssL, short form, whose product is MEISIWLHFVTSVSLPARLGINTITGNKPHSDNGHSCVVPTAPGTDIQVKPITSAFIDNIFQDTWILALAIKNIPGVVVDKALYQHCVKMVERVQEKLYSAGASDILADEIKFAHCVFLDEAVMTQPDTDVSVWWAETPLQGIFMEDLHGGEVFYENIKKLLRGSSPSEAVITCYHRMLMLGYRGKFIHDDGEQNEERQSLLKQLGELLPAVKGKINTPVFIRNRRQDIRFWRRSPWVMQLLGLLVIVAVSCAMSTHLYYLLGQWFTLS
- a CDS encoding type VI secretion system Vgr family protein; translated protein: MSENTFTLQGSKIPVYNHYQLKVPELQKQRPDIQLSVLRFSGEEVLNTPWRYSIELTSATPDIPADVLINTTAQLLFYPDGKPWQAVSPRVMRGVITSFQQCERSADTTRYVVVLEASLALLRNSLSYAVYQNKSVIGAVEDILKRWEFSSLDYRYQLNTQYPVRDFFISYAESDLAFIQRHLSRVGVFYYFAWDDENHRDVLVLGDSGYAFTDGPEIAFRHPSGLFDGGLESLWDVTVNRHSVAGQTRVNDEYYREAQSDMQAQLETGLGKPALTGEEYRYGENYKEQGRQAAEQPEQGRWFVKRRRERLVTEQVVFDGKSNGMDIRPGMIIHPQGKSWEDAPDGLLVVSTSSQRVSRDTAYIISFTAVPNRQHLSYRPPLLARPHIAGTLLARVTSPVENAQYAELDETGRYRVRFQFDLNTTWQAGFESLPVRLAKPYAGNAYGWHFPLIAGTEVMIAFTNGDPDRPYILCAMHDSRHEDHVNLYNYQRNVLRTPANNKLRFEDRRGAEHVKISTEYGGKSQLTLGHIVDSSRHKRGEGFELRTDSTGTLRAGKGLFLTADAQATATGQVLEMSPAISLVKGAISQMADWHTITQSHHNLQPDATHLKRQPALKHSCRNCRNRCVRTA